A genomic segment from Pseudoxanthomonas sp. CF385 encodes:
- the sppA gene encoding signal peptide peptidase SppA — protein MNQVAPAPRRSPVATFFVGLWDVMNFTRKLVLNLIFFGLLFLIFIFFVIAAGSGGVKPLMERTTFVLAPEGRLVEQFTADPATRALAKALGDKSGEEVQLRDLVRAIEAAQKDEKIERMLLRVDQLQPTGYASLREVAAALAKFRASGKQIVAFGENLSQTQYLLAAQANEVYIDPMGSLVLEGLGRYRQYYRQGLQDKLGVDVHLFKVGEYKSAAEPYVLDAASKEAKEADLFWMNDVWQRLLADIAKVRKTTPEALAAGIDTLPEGVAAAGGDLAKYALQQKLVDGLKTQEEVENLLIERGVADEDSETGFRAVGLAGYLAQIDGKKNPLDSRPQVAVVVAEGEITDGDQPAGRVGGLSTSALLREARDDEDVKAVVLRVDSPGGGVYASEQIRREVAALKKAGKPVVVSMGDLAASGGYWISMNADRIYADPSTITGSIGIFGMIPTVPRSLEKIGVHTDGVGTTRFAGAFDITRPLDPAVGQVIQSVIDKGYADFTGKVADARKKSVEDIDAVARGRVWSGAQAKERALVDELGGLDAALADAAKRAKLTDAEGYRVRYIEKAASPFSQFMSGMAGTRLGAAWLKDSDFARALLARSLPEMEAQLRFVDEAVNDRNGAPVKTLAYCFCGF, from the coding sequence ATGAACCAAGTCGCACCCGCACCCCGCCGTAGCCCGGTCGCCACGTTCTTCGTGGGGCTGTGGGACGTGATGAACTTCACCCGCAAGCTGGTCCTCAACCTGATCTTCTTCGGGTTGCTGTTCCTCATCTTCATCTTCTTCGTCATCGCCGCCGGCAGTGGCGGGGTGAAGCCGCTGATGGAGCGCACGACCTTCGTGCTGGCGCCGGAAGGCCGCCTGGTGGAACAGTTCACCGCCGATCCCGCCACCCGCGCGCTGGCCAAGGCGCTGGGCGACAAGAGCGGCGAGGAAGTGCAGCTGCGCGACCTGGTGCGCGCCATCGAGGCCGCGCAGAAGGACGAGAAGATCGAACGCATGCTGCTGCGCGTGGACCAGTTGCAGCCGACCGGCTACGCCTCGCTGCGTGAAGTGGCCGCGGCGCTGGCGAAGTTCCGTGCCTCCGGCAAGCAGATCGTCGCGTTCGGCGAGAACCTCAGCCAGACGCAGTACCTGTTGGCCGCGCAGGCCAACGAGGTCTACATCGATCCGATGGGCAGCCTGGTGCTCGAGGGCCTGGGCCGCTACCGCCAGTACTATCGCCAGGGCCTGCAGGACAAGCTTGGCGTGGACGTGCACCTGTTCAAGGTGGGCGAATACAAGTCGGCCGCCGAACCCTACGTGCTCGACGCGGCGTCGAAGGAAGCCAAGGAAGCCGACCTGTTCTGGATGAACGATGTCTGGCAGCGCCTGCTCGCCGACATCGCCAAGGTCCGCAAGACCACGCCGGAAGCGCTGGCCGCCGGCATCGACACGCTGCCGGAAGGCGTCGCCGCCGCCGGTGGCGACCTGGCCAAGTACGCACTGCAGCAGAAGCTCGTCGACGGCCTGAAGACCCAGGAAGAAGTCGAGAACCTGCTGATCGAGCGTGGCGTGGCCGATGAGGATTCGGAAACCGGCTTCCGCGCGGTCGGCCTGGCGGGCTACCTGGCCCAGATCGATGGCAAGAAGAATCCGCTGGACAGCCGTCCGCAGGTCGCCGTGGTCGTGGCCGAAGGCGAGATCACCGACGGCGACCAGCCGGCCGGCCGTGTCGGTGGCCTGTCCACCTCGGCGCTGCTGCGCGAGGCGCGCGACGACGAGGACGTGAAGGCCGTGGTGCTGCGCGTGGACTCGCCGGGCGGCGGCGTGTACGCCTCCGAGCAGATCCGCCGTGAAGTGGCCGCGCTGAAGAAGGCCGGCAAGCCCGTGGTCGTTTCGATGGGCGACCTGGCCGCGTCCGGTGGCTACTGGATCAGCATGAATGCCGACCGCATCTACGCCGATCCGTCCACGATCACCGGCTCGATCGGCATCTTCGGCATGATCCCCACCGTGCCGCGCTCGCTGGAGAAGATCGGCGTGCACACCGACGGCGTGGGCACCACGCGCTTCGCCGGCGCGTTCGACATCACCCGTCCGCTGGACCCGGCCGTCGGCCAGGTGATCCAGTCGGTCATCGACAAGGGCTATGCGGACTTCACCGGCAAGGTCGCCGACGCGCGCAAGAAGTCGGTCGAGGACATCGACGCCGTCGCGCGCGGCCGCGTGTGGAGCGGCGCGCAGGCGAAGGAACGCGCGCTGGTCGACGAACTGGGCGGCCTGGACGCCGCGCTTGCCGACGCCGCCAAGCGCGCCAAGCTCACCGATGCCGAGGGCTACCGCGTGCGCTACATCGAGAAGGCCGCCTCGCCGTTCTCGCAGTTCATGTCGGGCATGGCCGGTACGCGCCTGGGCGCCGCGTGGTTGAAGGATTCCGACTTCGCCCGCGCGCTGCTCGCACGCAGCCTGCCGGAAATGGAAGCGCAGCTGCGCTTCGTCGACGAAGCCGTGAACGACCGCAACGGCGCACCGGTGAAGACGTTGGCGTACTGCTTCTGCGGTTTCTGA
- a CDS encoding DUF4124 domain-containing protein codes for MSRTARSIARRLLLAVCCLFASFAAQAADVVIYRCTDASGALTLQNAPCPKGTKQEQRTMQGVNTVPMAPAAPAGQAPAAAAKPAARTADAPPARATDAAPLPPPVLFQCTTYDKDTYVTEDSEPASRCVSLRTTGLDGNPQAGAGQACEVVRDTCARVPDGGLCEAWKKRGDETEVAYRFARRENVEKNRAEYERVARILSESTCGVAQNP; via the coding sequence ATGAGCCGCACCGCACGCTCCATCGCCCGCCGCCTGCTGCTGGCGGTTTGTTGCCTCTTCGCATCGTTCGCCGCGCAGGCCGCGGACGTCGTCATCTACCGCTGTACCGATGCCAGCGGTGCGCTGACCCTGCAGAACGCACCGTGCCCGAAAGGCACGAAGCAGGAACAGCGCACGATGCAGGGCGTCAACACGGTACCGATGGCGCCCGCAGCCCCTGCCGGACAGGCGCCCGCGGCGGCGGCGAAGCCGGCCGCGCGAACGGCCGACGCGCCTCCGGCACGCGCGACCGACGCCGCACCGCTGCCTCCGCCGGTGCTGTTCCAGTGCACGACATACGACAAGGACACGTACGTCACCGAAGACAGCGAGCCCGCCTCGCGCTGCGTCTCGCTGCGCACGACCGGCCTGGACGGCAACCCGCAGGCCGGCGCAGGCCAGGCCTGCGAAGTGGTGCGCGACACCTGCGCGCGCGTGCCCGACGGCGGCCTGTGCGAGGCCTGGAAGAAGCGCGGCGACGAAACCGAAGTGGCTTATCGCTTCGCGCGCCGCGAGAACGTCGAGAAGAATCGCGCCGAGTACGAGCGCGTGGCGCGCATCCTGTCCGAGAGTACCTGCGGCGTCGCTCAGAACCCGTAG
- a CDS encoding MATE family efflux transporter has protein sequence MSQLPSPIPRFGQEVRATASLALPLVLGHVSTGLIGFVDNVIAGHHATQTLAAVTVGTALLWLPMMVPIGTLISLTASVSQLDGANRRGEIAPLFRQALWLSLGLGLLMFAFLSVAPYALARFGIAPDIIPGATAFLHGIRWGVPALTFYFCMRYLSEGTHWTLPTMILGFGGLLVLAPVGYVLTFGKLGFPEMGAGGLGIASALTMWLQAIAFAVYLSRSKRFADLHLFAHFDPPRREPILRLLRTGLPIGITVLMEGSLFIVTALLIARLGTTPAAAHQIAINVSALCFMVPMGVAEATTVRVGHAVGSGDAPGIRRAAHAGYVIVLATQAMSALFLLLGHDLVVALYTDDLAVAALAGTLLLFAAAFQFPDGIQVLSAGALRGLKDTRVPMWLAVVSYWGLGMPLGAGLGLGLGWGPQGMWAGLIVGLTAAAVLLGWRFERSSRRHMAVAQDPLPASR, from the coding sequence ATGTCCCAGCTCCCCTCCCCGATCCCGCGCTTCGGCCAGGAAGTGCGTGCGACGGCCTCCCTCGCCCTGCCGTTGGTGCTGGGCCATGTCTCCACTGGCCTGATCGGCTTCGTCGACAACGTCATCGCTGGCCACCACGCCACCCAGACGCTGGCGGCGGTCACCGTGGGCACGGCCCTGCTGTGGCTGCCGATGATGGTACCGATCGGCACGCTGATCTCGCTGACGGCCTCCGTGTCCCAACTGGACGGGGCGAACCGGCGCGGCGAGATCGCGCCGCTGTTCCGCCAGGCGCTGTGGCTGTCACTGGGCCTGGGCCTGCTGATGTTCGCCTTCCTCAGCGTGGCGCCGTACGCGTTGGCGCGGTTCGGCATCGCCCCGGACATCATTCCCGGCGCGACCGCCTTCCTGCACGGCATCCGCTGGGGCGTGCCGGCGCTAACGTTCTATTTCTGCATGCGCTACCTCAGCGAGGGCACGCACTGGACGCTGCCGACGATGATCCTCGGCTTCGGCGGCCTGCTGGTGCTGGCGCCGGTAGGCTACGTGCTGACGTTCGGCAAGCTGGGATTCCCCGAAATGGGCGCGGGCGGCCTGGGCATCGCCTCGGCGCTGACCATGTGGCTGCAGGCCATCGCGTTCGCGGTGTACCTGTCGCGTTCGAAGCGGTTCGCCGACCTGCACCTGTTCGCGCACTTCGATCCGCCGCGCCGTGAACCGATCCTGCGGCTGCTCCGCACCGGCCTGCCGATCGGCATCACAGTGCTGATGGAGGGCAGCCTGTTCATCGTCACCGCGCTGCTGATCGCACGGCTGGGCACGACACCGGCCGCGGCGCACCAGATCGCCATCAACGTGTCCGCGCTGTGCTTCATGGTGCCGATGGGCGTGGCCGAGGCGACGACCGTGCGGGTGGGCCATGCGGTCGGCTCGGGCGATGCGCCCGGCATCCGCCGCGCGGCGCACGCCGGCTACGTCATCGTGCTGGCCACGCAGGCGATGTCGGCGCTGTTCCTGCTGTTGGGCCACGACCTGGTGGTGGCGCTGTACACCGACGATCTCGCCGTCGCCGCGCTGGCCGGGACGCTGCTGCTGTTCGCGGCGGCGTTCCAGTTCCCGGACGGCATCCAGGTGCTGTCGGCGGGCGCGCTGCGCGGGCTGAAGGACACGCGCGTGCCCATGTGGCTGGCGGTGGTGTCGTATTGGGGCCTGGGCATGCCGCTGGGGGCCGGACTGGGCCTGGGGCTCGGCTGGGGGCCGCAGGGCATGTGGGCAGGCCTGATCGTGGGCCTGACCGCCGCCGCGGTGCTGCTGGGTTGGCGTTTCGAGCGGAGCAGTCGGCGCCACATGGCCGTCGCGCAGGACCCCTTGCCAGCGTCACGGTGA
- a CDS encoding SDR family oxidoreductase — translation MAANRWRLEGQLALVTGASAGIGLAITRELLGFGADVLMVARDADALQDARQDLVEEFPEREISVLAADVADDEDRRAILDWAEDHADGLNILVNNAGGNVTRAAVDYTEDEWRGIFETNLFSAFELSRYAHPLLTRHAASCIVNVGSVSGITAVRSGAPYGMTKAALHQLTRNLAAEWAEDGVRVNAVAPWYIRTRRTSGPLSDPDYYDEVVARTPMGRIGEPEEVAAAVGFLCLPAASYITGECIAVDGGFLRYGF, via the coding sequence GTGGCGGCGAACCGGTGGCGACTGGAGGGACAACTGGCGCTGGTGACCGGTGCCAGCGCGGGCATCGGGCTGGCGATCACGCGTGAGCTGCTGGGGTTCGGTGCCGACGTGCTGATGGTCGCGCGCGATGCGGACGCGCTGCAGGACGCGCGCCAGGACCTCGTCGAGGAATTCCCCGAGCGCGAGATCAGCGTGCTGGCCGCCGACGTGGCCGACGACGAGGATCGGCGCGCCATCCTCGATTGGGCCGAGGACCATGCCGACGGTCTGAACATCCTCGTCAACAATGCTGGCGGCAACGTCACCCGCGCCGCGGTGGACTACACCGAGGACGAGTGGCGCGGCATCTTCGAGACCAACCTGTTCTCGGCCTTCGAACTGTCGCGTTATGCGCATCCGCTGCTCACGCGGCATGCGGCCTCGTGCATCGTCAACGTCGGCAGCGTGTCGGGCATCACCGCCGTGCGCAGCGGCGCACCGTACGGAATGACCAAGGCCGCGCTGCACCAGCTCACCCGCAACCTGGCGGCGGAGTGGGCCGAGGACGGGGTGCGCGTGAATGCGGTGGCCCCGTGGTACATCCGCACGCGGCGCACGTCGGGTCCGCTCTCGGACCCGGACTATTACGACGAAGTGGTCGCGCGCACGCCGATGGGTCGCATCGGCGAGCCGGAAGAAGTCGCCGCGGCCGTCGGTTTCCTCTGTCTGCCTGCGGCCAGCTACATCACCGGCGAGTGCATCGCGGTGGATGGCGGGTTCCTGCGCTACGGGTTCTGA
- a CDS encoding L-threonylcarbamoyladenylate synthase, with translation MPIERTIEEAAEVIRSGGIVAYPTEAVWGLGCDPFDEGAVHRLLAIKQRPVDKGLILIAATLEQLKPLIDVAAVPTDRLTEVLASWPGPHTWVMPASAQAPRWITGQHRGIAVRVSDHPTVVGLCQAYGGALVSTSANLSGQPAVSTYDALDPALLARVDAAVPGQTGGLARPTAIRDALSGQALRE, from the coding sequence ATGCCCATCGAAAGGACCATCGAGGAAGCAGCGGAAGTGATCCGCAGCGGCGGCATCGTCGCCTATCCCACCGAAGCCGTGTGGGGCCTGGGCTGCGACCCGTTCGACGAGGGTGCCGTGCACCGGCTGCTGGCGATCAAGCAGCGGCCGGTCGACAAGGGGCTGATCCTGATCGCCGCCACGCTGGAACAGCTCAAGCCGCTGATCGACGTCGCCGCCGTACCCACCGACCGTCTCACCGAAGTGCTCGCCAGCTGGCCTGGCCCGCACACCTGGGTGATGCCTGCCAGCGCGCAGGCGCCCCGCTGGATCACCGGCCAGCATCGCGGCATCGCGGTGCGCGTCAGCGACCATCCCACCGTCGTCGGCCTGTGCCAGGCCTATGGCGGTGCATTGGTGTCCACCAGCGCGAATCTGAGCGGCCAGCCGGCCGTCAGCACCTATGACGCGCTGGACCCGGCCCTGCTCGCACGCGTGGATGCCGCCGTGCCCGGGCAGACCGGCGGCCTGGCCCGCCCGACCGCCATCCGCGACGCACTGAGCGGCCAAGCGCTACGTGAATGA